ACTTCTTGTCAGTACAACAATACGAAGAAATACTAATAATGAAATTGACGGAATTATTTGTGTAGGCCAAGATATTACAGAAATCCACAATTATAAAACAGAATTGGAAAGGCGTGTAGATGAACGAACACACAAATTGATTGAAGCATTAAAAAAGGAAAAAGAGTTGGGTGATTTAAAATCACAATTTGTTTCCATGGCATCACATGAATTCAGAACACCACTTGCAGCAATTAGTTTTGCAGCCGGATTTGTAAATAAATATTGGCAAAAAATTGATGATAATAAGAGAACCTTAAAGCTCGAAAAAATAGAAACTCAAGTTAAACACATGACTTATTTATTAGATGATGTATTGACTTTAGGAAAAACTGAAAACGGCAAAATGAAATTTGAACCTAAAAAGATCAATATCATCATTTTTTTAATCAATTTAATTGAAGAAATTCAAAATATAAACGGAAACAGTCATAAAATAAAATTTTCATTTGATGATGAGGATTGTATTATTGTGACAGATAAAAAAATAGTAAGAAATATATTTAATAATTTATTGACAAATGCTGTTAAATTTTCTCCGAATGCTGACGAAGTATTTCTTAATTTAAAATCAAATGATTCAGAAGTCATATTTGAACTTATTGACCAAGGAATCGGGATTAATAAGGAAGATTTAGAGCATATATTTACGTCTTTTCACAGAGGAAAAAATGTTACAACAATACAAGGAACAGGATTAGGATTAGCAATAGTGAAAGAGTCGATCTCACTTATGAAAGGAAAAATTAAAGTTGAAAGCAAAGTCGGAGAAGGAACTAAATTTACAATTACTTTACCAAAAAATTTATAAATAATACATAGGTTTTATCTTGAAAATTACTATCTTTAAACATACAACAAAAAACTTAAACATAATGAAAAAAAATATACTCGTAGTTGAAGACACCTTTGCCATACGGGAAGAAATTTGTGATATTCTTCGGATGGAGGGGTTTGATGTATTTGAAGCAGATAACGGAAAAACAGGCTTTCAAATAGCAAAAAAGAAAAATCCGAATTTAATTATTACAGATATTCTTATGCCTGAAATGAACGGTTTTGAACTGTTTAATATTCTTGCTGAAGATACTGATACGCAAAAAATACCTGTTATTTTTTTATCGGCAAAAGCAAACAAAGATGCAGTTTTAAGAGGCAAAAGTCTGGGAACAGGCGATTATATTATCAAACCTGTTAGTCCTGATAACCTGCTTAATGTTATCTATAACAGAATTGATAATCATTCAAGTATTATAAAAATATCAAACTCATGAAGAAAAAAAAGATACTAATAATAGATGATTTTATTCCTCTTTTAGAAGAAGTGGTTGAATTTCTTTCTTTTGAAGGTTATCAAACTTATTCTGCAAAAGACGGAACAGAAGGTGTTCAAATGGCAATTCAATACAATCCGGATTTAATAATATGTGATGTAGAAATGCCGAAAATGAATGGCTATGAAGTTTTTAAAACAATTGAAAAAATTCCTGCAACAGCTTCTATACCTTTTATCTTTCTGACAGCCAGAGCTCAAGTTGAAGATTTTAAAACAGCTTTGCAATTAGGAGTTGATGATTATATTACAAAACCTTTGGAGTTGGATAATTTATTAATGAGTATCTCAAAACGTTTAAATAAGCATGAACGTCTCAAAAAATTGCATCAACAAAAATTTGATATATTACTTAAAAATCCTTTAATCGGCACTTTTATTTATATTGACAATCAGCTTGTTATGATAAATGAGAAAATTGAAACTATAACAGGTTACTCCAAACATGAGCTGAACAAACTGAAATTATCTAAACTGATAATCAGTGATACCGATATAGTATTATCTAAATTAAATTCTTGTTTGAAAAATATCCATAAATCCGTTCAACTGAAATTATCGTTCTTAACTAAAGATAAAAAAGCTGTTTTTATTGAGCTGTTTGCTAAATATATAGAAATTGATTCCAAAAATGCACTTATCGGGAGTTTAATTGAAATTAATAAACAAAGTTTGAACAAACAGGAAACTTCCGGCAATAAACCAACGGCAGAATTTGAAAAGATTGTTGATTATTTAATTTCAACAGGTAAAGAACAAATTGCTGATGAAATTATTAATGTTAAAGAATTAATATCTTTTGAAACAAAATCAGATATTCAAAAAATTAAGGATAAAATTAAATTAACAAAACGAGAGAAAGAAATATTAGTCCTAATTTGTAAAGGATTAACAAATATTGAAATTGCAGATAAACTTTTTATCAGTAATCGAACAGTTGATAATCATCGTGCAAATTTATTATCGAAAACCAATACTAAAAATACAGCTTCATTGGTTGCTTTTGCTTATAAGAATCAAATTATAAAAATATAGCCGGTTTATTTTTTTGTAAACCGGCTGTATATTCCTTGTTCCTAAACAAAACTATTGTTTATTTTCTCTGATATATAATTTATATCCGCCATAAGATAAGCCCATTGAAAGAAGAAGAATAAATCCTCCGTCAATATTTGCTAAAGCAATGTTTGAATCAATCATTGCTTCTTGTTTTAACAATAAATTGATTAGAATAATAATTAATACAACAGTTAATTTTCCGATTATTTTCATTGTTTTCTGTACCATTATTTATTTTTTATAAGTTGATAAATAGATTTTTCCGGCAGAAAGTGTTGCCGATACTAAAATGATAAACATTAGTATAATGTCAATAAATGAATCATTTTGATTAAAATCTTCTATTAAAAACAAAAGAGAACCGAGTACCGGAACCGGTATAATTCTTAAAATTAAGCGAATAAGTTTTTCCATAATTATATTATTTTATCAAACAAGTGCAGTAAAAATTGATCTTCTTTTTTCTCAATTCTTAAAGCCCGTTCATTCATTTCTTCACACTTATTATTCAATTGCCCGATATTCGGCAATAAATAGTTTATTGAGAGTTCAAAAATGTCTTCTATAAATAAAATGTTTTTTTCAGAATCAATGATTTTAATACTTGAAAATTTGTCCGAATTAATATCATAGATGTTTTTTATTGTATTAATTATTTTTGTTTTGTCAGAATCCTTAAGTTGTTGAAAAGTTACATTAATAAAAAACAGTTCATTATTTAAAAAGTGAAAACTTTTAAGGATATTATATTTTGAAAATTTGATATTATAAAAAAGAATAAAATGAGATTTGTCAATTTCAGAGCGCTCTTTAAAAACCGGTTTCCCAAATCGTTTAATAATATTATTCTTTTTTAAATGCAATAGTTTTGAATTATTAAGAAATGCATAAGGAATTGAAAGAACATCTTTCATGTTAAATATTGACAGGTAATACTCCAAGCTCTGATATTTCAGAAAGTAAGTATAATAATAATAATCATTTTGATTTTTTCTTATGTGCTTATTTAAATATTTCATTTTTCGCCTTTTAAATCATAAGCAAAATTATTACTTATAAACCAATCTTATTTAGGTGAAAATACTTATATAAATTTTGCATTAAAAATGGTGTAAAATACCTATACAGATTTTATCTGATATTTCAATTTTTTGTTAAATTTTTTATATGGGTGATTTAACTCAAATTTCTAAAAATATTTCAATTAGTATTTTTAACTCTTAATAATGCATTGATTCCGCCTTACATTTGTATTAGAAATTAAAAATTATTAACGCATAAATTATAAAGTCATGAAAAAATATATGAAAATAATTTGGATCACGGCAATTATTTGCTTCTCGGGAAGCAGCATTGTCGTATTGGGTAATAATTCTTTTCCGACAAAAGTGCCTGATAAAACTTTTAAAGTAAGCAGTAAATCAAAAACAGTTAAAATGGTAAAAGGACAAACCTATCGTATGAAAATGAAATTAAGAGAAAACAGGTATTATTTTCTTTCGGTAAAAGGAAAAAAAAGTTTGGGTTGTGTTCAATATAAGATCATAAATGCTAATAATGAAAATTCAATCATTTTTGATAATTCTGCTTATGAATTTGATAATAATATGACCTTTTATAATGAATTTGAAAGAGAAGTTATTGTAGAAATAAGAACCATGCCTTGTTGCCTAAGTGAAAATCTGATTAAAAAATACGGAGTAAAATTACTTTTTGCAAACAAAAAACTGAAAAAAAATGAAGACTCTGATATTAACAATAATTATAATTTGTACGCAATTAATTAATATTAAAGCCCAAGTTCAAGCAAATTTTAATGCTGATAAAACTGAAGGTTGTAATTCAATTGTCGTTACTTTTGAAAATCTTTCCACTCCGCCTGCAGGTTTAACATACTTATGGGATTTTGGCAACGGAAGTACTTCAACATTTTTTGAACCTACTGTTGCATATATACTACCGGGAAGTTATACCGTAAAATTAATTGTGTCTGACGGTTTAGAATCTGATACTTTGACGAAAGAAAATTATATTAATGTTTATTCACAACCACAAGTAAATATTGATATCACAGGAGAAGATATTGGATGTGCTCCTCATAACATTCAATTTCTTGATAATTCACAAGCCGGAAGCGGTTCAATTGTTATGTGGCATTGGGATTTTGGCGACGGAACAATTAGTACCGAACAAAATCCTTTCCATACATTCTATTACCAAAGTGATTTTTCAGTATCATTAATAGTTACTGATGATAATAACTGTACGGGAATAGGCTCTTACGAGAATTTAATTTCTGTATTTAAACCTACTGCTGACTTTCTCGCTGACCCTGTTAATTCCTGTATGTCATCATTGGAAGTAAATTTTTATAACAATTCAAGCGGATCAGGTAATTTGAGTTTTGAATGGGATTTTGGGGACGGTTCTACATCTGAAGAAACTCATCCCGTACATACCTATAATTCTAACGGAAACTACAGTGTAGAACTTATTACTACTGATGAACTGTTATGTTCTGATACTGTGATCAGGGAAAACTATATTGTTTTATCAGGTGTTAATGCAGAATTTACAGTTGATAGAGATACTATATGTCCGAATGAAGATCTCCTGATTACAAATCTGTCAGTAGATGCAAAATCTTATTTGTGGGATTTTGGTGACGGTACTTTTTCAGAAGTTGAAAATCCGGTTCACAGTTATTCTCTCCCCGGTAATTATGAAATAACACTGACAGCTGATCATATATTCGGTTGTGTTGATACATACAGTATTATGATTAATGTTGAAGATGTAACAGCAGATTTTTATTTGTCTGATGAGTTTGCATGTGAAATTCCTGTATCAATTGAATATTATAATAATTCACAAAATGCAGTCAGTTATGAATGGCATTTTGGAAACGGTGAAATATCTTATGAAACAAATCCGGTTGTTATTTATGATAAAAAAGGTATATATACTGATACTCTTATTGCTGTTAGTTCACATGGCTGCAGAGCTAAAAAAGTTATAGAAAACAGTTTGACAATTTTATTACCCCGAGCATATTTTAAGCCTAACATGTGGGTTGATCCATGGGATATTAAAGGCTGTGCTCCTTTAACAGTTAATTTCACTGACGAATCATCTTATCAAACTGAATATGATGAAATTACAAATTATTACTGGAATTTTGGAGACGGCAGTCAAAGCAACGAAGAAAATCCGATCCATGTTTTTAGTGATGTAGGAGTATATAATGTGAGTTATTTTTTTGAAACTCAAAGAGGGTGTGTTTCCACATCATATTATGCTAAAGCAAAAGTAGGAACAGAACAAACAGCAGATTTTATTAAAAACTTACCGGATACAATTTGTGCTTCTCAAGCAATTCAGTTCTTTGACAAATCTCAAGACAGTACACTTATAAATGAATGGTATTGGAGATTTGGTGACGGCGAATATTCATTAATACAAGATCCGGTTCATACTTATGTAGATACAGGATATATGGATGTGAAGTTACAAGCATATTATAACGGTTGCGGAGTTGCTGAAGAAAAGGAAAACTTTGTTTATGTAAAAGGTCCGATTGTCAAAATTGATTATAATATAGAATGTGATAATCCGTATGAAGCGTTCTTAAACAGTAATGCAATTGGCGTTGAAAAGGTATATTGGGATTTTGGAGATGGTTCACCTGTTGATTCAATAAATATTAATCCTAATCATACATATCCGAATAATGAAAATTATACTGTAAATTTAACTGCTGTTAACAATAGTAATAACTGTAGTTTCTCATCAAGCAAAATAATTATAGTCAGAGATATAAAAGCTGATTTTAAAATTGAAAATTACATAGGTTGTGAAAACTTAAACGTTAAGTTAAGCAGTAAAAATTGCCAAGACGAATCTTGTTTTTTCAATAACAGTTTATATGGAAAGTATTTTTGGGATTTTGGTGACGGTAACACATTATTAACTAATTCCGTTGAAATATCGCATATTTATAAAAATAAAGGAAACTATTCCTTAAAATTACTGGTAAGTGATTTAAGGGGTTGTAAAGATTCTCTTATAAAAGAAGTTAAAATATTTAAACCTGAACCGGATTTTAATGCAGATGATCTAATTGGTTGTATGCCAATGGAAGTAACTTTTAATAATTTATCCGAAAGTGATACTGCAATAGTTTCTTGGGAATGGAACTTTGGCGATAATACATCGTCAAGTGTCGAAAATCCTGTACATTCATATAATGAGTTCGGAATTTTTGATCTGTCATTAACAGCAGTGGATGCATTAGGTTGTGTAGGAACAATTAATAAAAATAATTATATTGAAGCACTTCAACCTGTTCCGGATTTTACGGTTGATGATAATACTGTTTGTCTATGTGATACAATCAGTTTCTTCCCTCAAGATACAAGCAATATTATCTCATATCAATGGGATTTTGGTGACGGATCATCATCAAAAGAAGTTTATCCTAAACATAAATATGATAATCCCGGCTATTATTCCGTTACTTTAACTTTAATTGATGAACAAGGATGTGATTCAACTCAAATTATTAATAACTTAATTTACATTCAAGATATTCCGGTTCCTAAAATATCTTCTTCAGACGTTTTAGCTGACTGCTATCCCTTTCAAGTTAATTTTATTGACAGTACTGATAATTCTGATATAATTGATTGGTATTGGGATTTTGGAGATGGTGAAACCTCTTCTCATTTAAAAAATCCGGTGCATATTTATACAAAACCCGGCAGTTATGATGTTAGTTTGAGTGTTACAACAGGAAACGGATGTACGGGAGAACATACAGAATTTAATTATATTGAAATAAAGGGCCCCGTTGCTGTTATTAATGCACCTGATACTGTTTGCAGAAATGAAGAAGCATTGTTTATTGCAGAAGATCAAGAAGATGTGTTTGGTCTGCAATGGATATTCGGTGACGGAAGTACTTCATCTGAAGACACAGTATATCACACTTATGATGATATTGGATATATGTATCCCATATTACTGTTAAAAAGTGATGATCTGGGTACTTGTGACAAATATTTGACAGACTCATTGTACATTCCACAGCTTTTGCCTGAAATAATTGTTGTTGATAATATGTATTCAGATTGTGTACCTTTTGAATTTAATGCATATAATAATTGTACCGTAGCTGATACTTGGTTTTGGGATTTTGGTGACGGTTCATATTCAAGTGTCTCGGATCCTGTTCATACCTATCCCAATGCTAATATTTATACAGTTAGATTAATAATTACTAACAATTTCGGGTGTAGTGATTCATCTGAAGTATTAGTTGAAGCTTTTCCGTTACCGGTTATTACTCCTATAAATGACACTTTGATATGTCGAGGAGACGAAATTCAATTAAAAGTATCCGGAGCAGAAAACTATAACTGGTTACCTAAAATGTATTTGGATGATCAATATGCAAATATGCCAAACTCTAAACCTGATTCTACAATTACATATACAGTTATTGGTACAGATATAAACGGTTGCATAAATAATTCAAGTTTAACTCTCACTGTTCAGCAAGAACCTCAAGTTAATATTAATGATACTGCTGTTATTATTGGAGAACAAGTAATATTAAATGCATATTCAGATGATATTTTAACTTATGAATGGTTTCCCGATTATGAATTAAGTTGTAATGACTGTCCTGTAATTACTGCAATTCCTATGGAATCTACTTTATATGAAATAACCGTAACTGATACTGCTAAATGCTTTTCTTTAACTTATGATGTGTTTATTGATATTATTAAAGAATATACAGTAGATGTACCCGCTGCATTTACTCCGAACGGAGACGGAATTAATGATATGATTTTTGTAAAAGGATGGGGTGTTGATAATTTAATTCTTTTCAAAATTTTTAATCGTTACGGAGAAATTGTATTTGAAACTACTGATAAATATATTGGCTGGGATGGTACTTATAAAGGAGAAATGCAAGGAGTTGAAACTTATACATACTTTGTATCAGTAGAAACATATGAAAATGAAATTTTAACTAAAAGAGGTACAATTAAACTTTTAAAATAACAATTATGAGACATTTCTATTTCATATCATTTATAATAATATTTTTGATTTACGGTAATACCGGTAACAGCCAAGATATCCATTTTTCAAAATTCTTATCTGCACCTCTTATTTTAAATCCGGCTAATACAACAAATTATCACGGTAATTGGTGTCTGATTTCAAATTTTAGAAATCAAGGAACAGGAACACCGGATCCTTATGTAACAACATCTGTTGCATTTGATTTTCCGGTTTATATAAAAAATGAAAGAGCAGGTATCGGTTTTATATGGATAAACGATAAATCAGCTCAAAATACCTTATTTGTAAACAAGTTGTATTTAAGTTCAGCTTATTTTGTCAGAATATCACAAAGATCGTACTTACATATGGGATTACAAGCAGGTTATGTTCATAAAAAGTTTGATTATAATAATCTTACATTTCCTGACCAATTTGACATGACATCAGGTTATTTTAATTCAGACATGTACACAAATGAAGTTTTAGAGAACTCAACATTATCATATTTAGATTTAAATTGGGGCTTAATATGGAGTTATAAAGCTCCGAAATTTACATCAGAAATTGGTGCTGCAATGTTTCATTATAATACTCCTCAAGAATCATTTTCAACTATTGAAAACAGGTTAAAGCCCAGATATGTTTATCATGCTTTTTTTGAAAAACTTTTTTTGAAAAACTTTTTTATCAAACCAAAAGCTCTTTATGTGAATCAAAATATGGCTTCAGAATTATTGATAGGTTTTGATACCGGATTGCTGTTTCCGGAAAATAAAATAACTAAAAGCTTTTATGTTGGTGCATTTTTCAGAGGAGGATTTATGAGAAATCCGGATGCTTTTATTTTTAAGACAGGATTTAACTATAAGAATTTTGATATTTCATTAGGATATGATCTGGAAGTTCCGGGACACAACTTATTTATATATACCAAGAACTCGTTTGAATTGTCTGTAAGCTTTAGAAGACCGGAGACAAATATTAAAAATAAAACTATTCCGTGTTCAATTTTTTAATTAAATGTAAAGATAAAAAAGATGAAAAAGACATTAATTATAACAATATTCATAATAACTTACTTTTCAGCCTATAATCAAACTAATGATTTTATTCAACTGAAAGATTGGCAATTAATAGGTTATGCAAAAAGTGCTGAGCGTTTTAGTGATAATTATACGGCAATAGATTATTACAGTGAATATTATAAAAGAAACAAAAATAATGATAAGATATCATTCAAACTTGCAAATTTATATTTTGATGTTAAAGATTATCAAAGTGCAAAACCAATTTATTATGATTTATATATTGTCGGGAAAAAAAAGTATTCAAGATCTTTATTCAAATATGCTCAAATATTAAAAGTTGAAGAAAATTATAACAGTGCTGTATATTATTTTGAGATATACAGAGATAATTTATTAATACATGAGGAGAAATCAAAGCAAGATTTATATTTTTTCTTAACAGAGCATGAAATCGAAGGATGTGAGATTGCTGATTTTAATGATAAAAATAAAAATAATATCAGAATTCATCCGCTTAATAATTCAATAAATAAAGCTCATAAAGAATATGCTCCTATTATTTGGAATGACACATTATTAATATATTCATCGTTAATGTCAGACACTATACCTGTTATTAGTGTAGATCAGAATTTTGATTTGCCTGTCGATAAATTTTATGCCGCTAAATATATTAATAATACATGGCAAGGCGGGTTTAATCCTCCTAAACCTTTTTTTAATTATGACAGTCTTTATTCATCAAACGGAGTTTTTTCAGATGATAATAAACGATTTTATTTTACCGTAAGCAAAAAAAATCAAGAAGGTAAACTTATAAGTTCTATATATGAAAGCAGATATGAGACCGGTGAATGGAAAGTTCCGGAAAAATTAGATGAAAGAATTAATTTAAAAAAATATACATCAACACAACCTGCAATCGGAAAGTGTTATAACAAAGATTTTGACATCATTTATTTTGTCTCCGATCGACCCGGTGGTGTCGGAGGAATGGACATTTGGTATACCGTATATGACAAGCCGAATGATACCTATAAGACACCTGCAAATGCAGGCAGCTATATTAACACGCCCGGAAATGAAATTACTCCTTATTTTGAAAAGTCAACAAAAACATTGTATTTCAGTTCTGACGGTTTAGCCGGATACGGAGGGTTTGATATTTATAAAACAATAGGTGAATTAATTAATTGGA
This region of Bacteroidales bacterium genomic DNA includes:
- a CDS encoding OmpA family protein — its product is MKKTLIITIFIITYFSAYNQTNDFIQLKDWQLIGYAKSAERFSDNYTAIDYYSEYYKRNKNNDKISFKLANLYFDVKDYQSAKPIYYDLYIVGKKKYSRSLFKYAQILKVEENYNSAVYYFEIYRDNLLIHEEKSKQDLYFFLTEHEIEGCEIADFNDKNKNNIRIHPLNNSINKAHKEYAPIIWNDTLLIYSSLMSDTIPVISVDQNFDLPVDKFYAAKYINNTWQGGFNPPKPFFNYDSLYSSNGVFSDDNKRFYFTVSKKNQEGKLISSIYESRYETGEWKVPEKLDERINLKKYTSTQPAIGKCYNKDFDIIYFVSDRPGGVGGMDIWYTVYDKPNDTYKTPANAGSYINTPGNEITPYFEKSTKTLYFSSDGLAGYGGFDIYKTIGELINWTPSENLGLPLNSGFDDVYYTHNKENGFGFIVSNRSESKVLKSPNCCYDIFQYNLIEKNDLEISGVIYETDNQFVNRIMKDENVNNTISKESEITSLNSIVELHIENKNTGEYIYIETDTTEIDGSFNFNVEEDHNYMLTVLKDNYTPAVINFNTNNIKERLFVLDPVTIIPLQKEPISIDNIYFEFNKWDITNASAKFIDTTLLVIMQRYKDLVIEVSAHTDGIGSDDYNLVLSKNRAESVVNYLKFKGIQRSRIIAKGYGEARPVENETTADGSYIPEAAEQNRRIEFRIIGIIIQ
- a CDS encoding PKD domain-containing protein encodes the protein MKTLILTIIIICTQLINIKAQVQANFNADKTEGCNSIVVTFENLSTPPAGLTYLWDFGNGSTSTFFEPTVAYILPGSYTVKLIVSDGLESDTLTKENYINVYSQPQVNIDITGEDIGCAPHNIQFLDNSQAGSGSIVMWHWDFGDGTISTEQNPFHTFYYQSDFSVSLIVTDDNNCTGIGSYENLISVFKPTADFLADPVNSCMSSLEVNFYNNSSGSGNLSFEWDFGDGSTSEETHPVHTYNSNGNYSVELITTDELLCSDTVIRENYIVLSGVNAEFTVDRDTICPNEDLLITNLSVDAKSYLWDFGDGTFSEVENPVHSYSLPGNYEITLTADHIFGCVDTYSIMINVEDVTADFYLSDEFACEIPVSIEYYNNSQNAVSYEWHFGNGEISYETNPVVIYDKKGIYTDTLIAVSSHGCRAKKVIENSLTILLPRAYFKPNMWVDPWDIKGCAPLTVNFTDESSYQTEYDEITNYYWNFGDGSQSNEENPIHVFSDVGVYNVSYFFETQRGCVSTSYYAKAKVGTEQTADFIKNLPDTICASQAIQFFDKSQDSTLINEWYWRFGDGEYSLIQDPVHTYVDTGYMDVKLQAYYNGCGVAEEKENFVYVKGPIVKIDYNIECDNPYEAFLNSNAIGVEKVYWDFGDGSPVDSININPNHTYPNNENYTVNLTAVNNSNNCSFSSSKIIIVRDIKADFKIENYIGCENLNVKLSSKNCQDESCFFNNSLYGKYFWDFGDGNTLLTNSVEISHIYKNKGNYSLKLLVSDLRGCKDSLIKEVKIFKPEPDFNADDLIGCMPMEVTFNNLSESDTAIVSWEWNFGDNTSSSVENPVHSYNEFGIFDLSLTAVDALGCVGTINKNNYIEALQPVPDFTVDDNTVCLCDTISFFPQDTSNIISYQWDFGDGSSSKEVYPKHKYDNPGYYSVTLTLIDEQGCDSTQIINNLIYIQDIPVPKISSSDVLADCYPFQVNFIDSTDNSDIIDWYWDFGDGETSSHLKNPVHIYTKPGSYDVSLSVTTGNGCTGEHTEFNYIEIKGPVAVINAPDTVCRNEEALFIAEDQEDVFGLQWIFGDGSTSSEDTVYHTYDDIGYMYPILLLKSDDLGTCDKYLTDSLYIPQLLPEIIVVDNMYSDCVPFEFNAYNNCTVADTWFWDFGDGSYSSVSDPVHTYPNANIYTVRLIITNNFGCSDSSEVLVEAFPLPVITPINDTLICRGDEIQLKVSGAENYNWLPKMYLDDQYANMPNSKPDSTITYTVIGTDINGCINNSSLTLTVQQEPQVNINDTAVIIGEQVILNAYSDDILTYEWFPDYELSCNDCPVITAIPMESTLYEITVTDTAKCFSLTYDVFIDIIKEYTVDVPAAFTPNGDGINDMIFVKGWGVDNLILFKIFNRYGEIVFETTDKYIGWDGTYKGEMQGVETYTYFVSVETYENEILTKRGTIKLLK
- a CDS encoding response regulator, which produces MKKKKILIIDDFIPLLEEVVEFLSFEGYQTYSAKDGTEGVQMAIQYNPDLIICDVEMPKMNGYEVFKTIEKIPATASIPFIFLTARAQVEDFKTALQLGVDDYITKPLELDNLLMSISKRLNKHERLKKLHQQKFDILLKNPLIGTFIYIDNQLVMINEKIETITGYSKHELNKLKLSKLIISDTDIVLSKLNSCLKNIHKSVQLKLSFLTKDKKAVFIELFAKYIEIDSKNALIGSLIEINKQSLNKQETSGNKPTAEFEKIVDYLISTGKEQIADEIINVKELISFETKSDIQKIKDKIKLTKREKEILVLICKGLTNIEIADKLFISNRTVDNHRANLLSKTNTKNTASLVAFAYKNQIIKI
- a CDS encoding type IX secretion system membrane protein PorP/SprF yields the protein MRHFYFISFIIIFLIYGNTGNSQDIHFSKFLSAPLILNPANTTNYHGNWCLISNFRNQGTGTPDPYVTTSVAFDFPVYIKNERAGIGFIWINDKSAQNTLFVNKLYLSSAYFVRISQRSYLHMGLQAGYVHKKFDYNNLTFPDQFDMTSGYFNSDMYTNEVLENSTLSYLDLNWGLIWSYKAPKFTSEIGAAMFHYNTPQESFSTIENRLKPRYVYHAFFEKLFLKNFFIKPKALYVNQNMASELLIGFDTGLLFPENKITKSFYVGAFFRGGFMRNPDAFIFKTGFNYKNFDISLGYDLEVPGHNLFIYTKNSFELSVSFRRPETNIKNKTIPCSIF
- a CDS encoding response regulator codes for the protein MKKNILVVEDTFAIREEICDILRMEGFDVFEADNGKTGFQIAKKKNPNLIITDILMPEMNGFELFNILAEDTDTQKIPVIFLSAKANKDAVLRGKSLGTGDYIIKPVSPDNLLNVIYNRIDNHSSIIKISNS